In Cryptomeria japonica chromosome 10, Sugi_1.0, whole genome shotgun sequence, a genomic segment contains:
- the LOC131029461 gene encoding uncharacterized protein LOC131029461 isoform X1 yields the protein MFILFLAIGTRMTSTSSSIGNEQIIAKQRNDPNSPLWKYVDIIKQLPGGGGFRWKCHGCDIECNSSYYRVVGHLCGIKRRGIKKCPGKNGKPIPNETMMKYIREHEAVEEREARRLNQTASKKTKGMQGPSNPSIVVEDHPFFATNEPQSEPPLTRKRTKGPLETAFQNESRDNADQDIVRCIYANGLSFNVVRSPYWKQMIKSVNEAPRGYKGLGYEKVCGTLLEKEVKRVEDALKPIRDSWVETGVTIVSDGWKDAKNCLLINVIAVSPKGAMFLRAVDCEGQIKDGQFIAEILISAIESVGPCNVVQVITDNAKNCRAAGLLVEQHYDHIFWTPCAVHSLNLMLQRIGQKIKWIRDVYAEAEDIQMFITNHYMSQGIFRTYSNLELLKVAETYFASNTIVLRRLVKVRVALCNMVINTNWTVWKQSSTERAEKIRDRILNEKWWDLVTYLLSITEPIMSMIRYTDMDRPCIGEIYDGIDSMLEKIKVTINEKENDPQEKFFKELEVIIVERWNKMTTPLHLLAYALTPKYYSNQFLDKPGRIPPWRDLEVSDGYKAAFLRLYPDDDLRDVVTNEFIEFANGNGLSVGALRHRSKKDAHSWWYFHGTCFQHLQPLAIKVLSQVASSSASERNWSTYSFIHSVKRNRLLSKRAENLVYVHSNLHLLSHKQHNYTQGETKMWDMEPELTDLDAPASQLLALTLDDSEIEPTYSASASGIGSCNVNVNEEEEEDEELDDPFDD from the exons atgtttattttatttcttgccataggaactagaatgacatctacatcttcctccattggcaatgaacaaataattgcaaaacaaagaaatgatccaaattctcccttatggaaatatgtggacattataaaacaacttccgggaggtgggggattccgttggaaatgccatggatgtgatattgaatgtaatagttcatattatcgggtggtaggccatttgtgtggaataaaaagaagaggcatcaaaaaatgccctggaaaaaatggtaaacctataccaaatgagacaatgatgaaatatattagggagcatgaggcggtagaagagagggaagcccgtagattgaaccaaaccgcatcaaagaaaacaaagggaatgcaaggcccttctaatcccagtattgtagtagaagaccaccccttctttgccacaaatgaacctcaaagtgaaccacccttgacacgtaaaagaacaaaggggcctttagaaaccgcattccaaaatgagagtagagacaatgctgatcaagatatagtaaggtgcatttatgcaaatgggttgtcattcaatgttgttcgctccccatattggaagcaaatgataaaaagtgttaatgaggcaccaagagggtataagggcctcGGTTATGAGAAGGTttgtggaacattattggagaaagaggtgaagagggttgaagatgcattgaaacccataagggattcatgggttgagacaggtgtaacaattgtttcagatgggtggaaagatgctaaaaactgtctcttgatcaatgtcatagcggtgtcccctaaaggggcaatgtttttgagagctgtggattgtgagggccaaataaaagatggccaatttattgcagaaattctcatctctgccattgagtctgtgggaccctgcaatgttgtccaagtcataacggacaatgcaaaaaattgtagagctgctggtttgttggttgagcaacactatgatcacatcttttggacaccttgtgcggtacattcactcaatcttatgctacaaaggattgggcaaaaaataaaatggatcagagatgtgtatgcagaggctgaggacatccagatgttcatcacaaaccactacatgtctcaagggatttttagaacctattctaatttggagctattgaag gttgctgagacctattttgcatcaaacacaatcgtcttaagacgacttgtgaaagttagagtggcactatgcaatatggtgatcaacaccaattggactgtatggaagcaaagtagcactgagagggcagaaaaaattagggatagaatattgaatgagaaatggtgggatcttgttacatatctcctaagtatcactgagcccatcatgagcatgattcgctatacagacatggataggccttgcataggtgagatttatgatggcattgattcaatgcttgaaaaaataaaggtcactataaatgaaaaagagaatgatcctcaggagaaattcttcaaagaactggaagtaattattgtagagaggtggaataagatgaccactcctttgcaccttcttgcctatgccttgacacctaagtactatagtaatcagtttcttgataaaccaggaaggattccaccatggagagatctagaagtatctgatgggtacaaggcagcatttcttagactatatcctgatgatgatttgcgagatgttgttacaaatgagttcatagaattcgcaaatgggaatggtctaagtgttggtgcacttcgtcatagatccaagaaagatgctcatagctggtggtacttccatggcacatgcttccaacacctacaacccctcgctataaaagttttatcacaa gttgctagttcatctgcttcagaaagaaattggagcacatactctttcatccactcagtaaagcgcaataggctgctatcaaaaagagcggagaatttagtatatgtgcattccaacctacatcttctttcacacaaacaacataactacacacaaggggaaacaaagatgtgggatatggaGCCAGAGcttactgatttggatgctcctgcttctcagcttcttgcattgacacttgatgactcggaaattgagccaacttatagtgcaagtgcaagtggcattggctcatgtaatgtcaatgtcaatgaggaggaggaggaggatgaagaattagatgatccatttgatgattaa
- the LOC131029461 gene encoding uncharacterized protein LOC131029461 isoform X2 codes for MTSTSSSIGNEQIIAKQRNDPNSPLWKYVDIIKQLPGGGGFRWKCHGCDIECNSSYYRVVGHLCGIKRRGIKKCPGKNGKPIPNETMMKYIREHEAVEEREARRLNQTASKKTKGMQGPSNPSIVVEDHPFFATNEPQSEPPLTRKRTKGPLETAFQNESRDNADQDIVRCIYANGLSFNVVRSPYWKQMIKSVNEAPRGYKGLGYEKVCGTLLEKEVKRVEDALKPIRDSWVETGVTIVSDGWKDAKNCLLINVIAVSPKGAMFLRAVDCEGQIKDGQFIAEILISAIESVGPCNVVQVITDNAKNCRAAGLLVEQHYDHIFWTPCAVHSLNLMLQRIGQKIKWIRDVYAEAEDIQMFITNHYMSQGIFRTYSNLELLKVAETYFASNTIVLRRLVKVRVALCNMVINTNWTVWKQSSTERAEKIRDRILNEKWWDLVTYLLSITEPIMSMIRYTDMDRPCIGEIYDGIDSMLEKIKVTINEKENDPQEKFFKELEVIIVERWNKMTTPLHLLAYALTPKYYSNQFLDKPGRIPPWRDLEVSDGYKAAFLRLYPDDDLRDVVTNEFIEFANGNGLSVGALRHRSKKDAHSWWYFHGTCFQHLQPLAIKVLSQVASSSASERNWSTYSFIHSVKRNRLLSKRAENLVYVHSNLHLLSHKQHNYTQGETKMWDMEPELTDLDAPASQLLALTLDDSEIEPTYSASASGIGSCNVNVNEEEEEDEELDDPFDD; via the exons atgacatctacatcttcctccattggcaatgaacaaataattgcaaaacaaagaaatgatccaaattctcccttatggaaatatgtggacattataaaacaacttccgggaggtgggggattccgttggaaatgccatggatgtgatattgaatgtaatagttcatattatcgggtggtaggccatttgtgtggaataaaaagaagaggcatcaaaaaatgccctggaaaaaatggtaaacctataccaaatgagacaatgatgaaatatattagggagcatgaggcggtagaagagagggaagcccgtagattgaaccaaaccgcatcaaagaaaacaaagggaatgcaaggcccttctaatcccagtattgtagtagaagaccaccccttctttgccacaaatgaacctcaaagtgaaccacccttgacacgtaaaagaacaaaggggcctttagaaaccgcattccaaaatgagagtagagacaatgctgatcaagatatagtaaggtgcatttatgcaaatgggttgtcattcaatgttgttcgctccccatattggaagcaaatgataaaaagtgttaatgaggcaccaagagggtataagggcctcGGTTATGAGAAGGTttgtggaacattattggagaaagaggtgaagagggttgaagatgcattgaaacccataagggattcatgggttgagacaggtgtaacaattgtttcagatgggtggaaagatgctaaaaactgtctcttgatcaatgtcatagcggtgtcccctaaaggggcaatgtttttgagagctgtggattgtgagggccaaataaaagatggccaatttattgcagaaattctcatctctgccattgagtctgtgggaccctgcaatgttgtccaagtcataacggacaatgcaaaaaattgtagagctgctggtttgttggttgagcaacactatgatcacatcttttggacaccttgtgcggtacattcactcaatcttatgctacaaaggattgggcaaaaaataaaatggatcagagatgtgtatgcagaggctgaggacatccagatgttcatcacaaaccactacatgtctcaagggatttttagaacctattctaatttggagctattgaag gttgctgagacctattttgcatcaaacacaatcgtcttaagacgacttgtgaaagttagagtggcactatgcaatatggtgatcaacaccaattggactgtatggaagcaaagtagcactgagagggcagaaaaaattagggatagaatattgaatgagaaatggtgggatcttgttacatatctcctaagtatcactgagcccatcatgagcatgattcgctatacagacatggataggccttgcataggtgagatttatgatggcattgattcaatgcttgaaaaaataaaggtcactataaatgaaaaagagaatgatcctcaggagaaattcttcaaagaactggaagtaattattgtagagaggtggaataagatgaccactcctttgcaccttcttgcctatgccttgacacctaagtactatagtaatcagtttcttgataaaccaggaaggattccaccatggagagatctagaagtatctgatgggtacaaggcagcatttcttagactatatcctgatgatgatttgcgagatgttgttacaaatgagttcatagaattcgcaaatgggaatggtctaagtgttggtgcacttcgtcatagatccaagaaagatgctcatagctggtggtacttccatggcacatgcttccaacacctacaacccctcgctataaaagttttatcacaa gttgctagttcatctgcttcagaaagaaattggagcacatactctttcatccactcagtaaagcgcaataggctgctatcaaaaagagcggagaatttagtatatgtgcattccaacctacatcttctttcacacaaacaacataactacacacaaggggaaacaaagatgtgggatatggaGCCAGAGcttactgatttggatgctcctgcttctcagcttcttgcattgacacttgatgactcggaaattgagccaacttatagtgcaagtgcaagtggcattggctcatgtaatgtcaatgtcaatgaggaggaggaggaggatgaagaattagatgatccatttgatgattaa